One Phycisphaera mikurensis NBRC 102666 DNA window includes the following coding sequences:
- a CDS encoding BNR-4 repeat-containing protein codes for MFDLTSERPDTGGAWCWYQDERVVIDDDAPGGPILLASTVGFGPEGTPGRGDIDLLWRNLATGQTGAFTLNTGMPPDDHNSAAIHVRADGRYVALYARHWGENLIRYRVSTNPHDPTAWSQEKQMRHNAEICYSNIVPAKMADGRTRLLNFARSNGYDPNWFVSEDDGGTWTYGGKLLTGPDGNGAGNQRPYVKYAPGADGSVHFTTTDGHPRDEDNGVYHGVLRAGKLEASGGTVLGPLAREPRSPHHAADFTALLTPGQRFAGVPMHRGWTIDLDVDDDGNPWTVFSARARDDDGDHRFFYARHDGSSWAVHEVARAGGYLYKAENDYTGLVALHPENPDLIFVSTPVDPRDDAKLDRYEIFKGVTGDGGASWAWTPVTWDSAEDNTRPVVPRRPGGDTALLWMRGTCHTYKHWDAKTVGFTADAAALGRLGVPGQATVTREATPPDADAS; via the coding sequence GTGTTTGACCTCACGTCCGAGCGGCCCGACACCGGGGGCGCCTGGTGCTGGTATCAGGACGAGCGCGTGGTGATCGACGACGACGCGCCCGGGGGCCCGATCCTGCTGGCGTCGACGGTCGGCTTCGGGCCCGAGGGCACGCCCGGTCGCGGCGACATCGACCTGCTCTGGCGGAACCTCGCAACCGGCCAGACCGGCGCCTTCACGCTCAACACCGGCATGCCGCCGGACGACCACAACAGCGCCGCGATCCACGTCCGGGCCGACGGGCGCTACGTCGCGCTGTACGCGCGGCACTGGGGCGAGAACCTCATCCGCTACCGGGTGTCAACGAACCCGCACGATCCGACGGCCTGGTCCCAGGAGAAGCAGATGCGGCACAACGCCGAGATCTGCTACAGCAACATCGTCCCGGCGAAGATGGCCGACGGGCGGACGCGGCTCCTCAACTTCGCCCGGTCCAACGGGTACGACCCCAACTGGTTCGTCTCCGAGGACGACGGCGGCACCTGGACCTACGGCGGGAAGCTGCTCACCGGGCCCGACGGCAACGGCGCGGGGAACCAGCGGCCCTACGTCAAGTACGCGCCCGGCGCCGACGGCAGCGTGCACTTCACGACGACCGACGGCCACCCGCGCGACGAGGACAACGGCGTCTACCACGGGGTGCTGCGGGCGGGCAAGCTCGAGGCCTCCGGCGGCACCGTGCTCGGCCCGCTGGCCCGCGAGCCCCGGAGCCCGCACCACGCCGCCGACTTCACCGCCCTGCTCACGCCCGGCCAGCGCTTCGCCGGCGTGCCGATGCACCGCGGCTGGACGATCGACCTGGACGTGGACGACGACGGCAACCCCTGGACCGTCTTCAGCGCCCGGGCGCGGGACGACGACGGCGACCACCGCTTCTTCTACGCCCGCCACGACGGCTCGTCCTGGGCCGTCCACGAGGTCGCCCGCGCCGGCGGCTACCTCTACAAAGCCGAGAACGACTACACCGGCCTGGTCGCGCTGCACCCCGAGAACCCCGACCTGATCTTCGTCTCCACGCCGGTGGACCCGCGCGACGACGCCAAGCTCGACCGCTACGAGATCTTCAAGGGCGTCACCGGCGACGGCGGCGCGAGCTGGGCCTGGACGCCGGTGACCTGGGATTCCGCCGAGGACAACACCCGGCCGGTCGTGCCGCGTCGGCCCGGCGGCGACACGGCGCTGCTGTGGATGCGGGGCACCTGCCACACCTACAAGCACTGGGACGCCAAGACGGTCGGCTTCACCGCCGACGCCGCCGCGCTGGGCCGCCTCGGCGTGCCCGGCCAGGCGACCGTGACGCGGGAGGCGACGCCGCCGGACGCGGACGCGTCCTGA
- a CDS encoding transcription antitermination factor NusB — protein MPELQPAEPAALGEGLSPADARLALAIVRTVHQRWLTLGPLLQSVGCPAVSTLSPGLQAVLLGAAAQLLFFDRLPARAVVHEAVDLARRFANPNAAGFVNAVLRALDEAVMSSPEATGEPWTPGRSRLPVDPRGGQALTSRPLWGDLLPDPSNPVRHLAAACSLPRPLVRALVEAHGPEAAAGVAAAAVRRPPVFVAEGTGPPERYDGAPVWLAAHLAENPARRVQDPASALAVAATAGLTPRRVLDLCAGRGTKTRQLLATHPDAEVSAWDPDAERARDLAAIPGVDVGEPAADARFDLVLLDVPCTNTGVLARRPEARYRWSARRLASLVALQREILTRGAGFVAPGGHLLYSTCSVDPAENQEQAAWLLGQPAGARFAPVGERLRLPGGVGEAYADGSYHSLFCAGSRP, from the coding sequence ATGCCGGAGCTGCAGCCCGCCGAACCGGCCGCGCTGGGCGAGGGGCTCTCGCCCGCCGACGCCCGGCTCGCGCTCGCGATCGTGCGGACCGTGCACCAGCGTTGGCTGACGCTGGGGCCGCTGCTGCAGTCGGTCGGCTGCCCGGCGGTGTCGACGCTGTCGCCGGGGCTGCAGGCCGTGCTGCTCGGCGCCGCCGCCCAGCTGCTGTTCTTCGACCGGCTGCCCGCCCGCGCCGTCGTCCACGAGGCGGTGGACCTCGCCCGGCGCTTCGCCAATCCCAACGCCGCCGGCTTCGTCAACGCGGTGCTGCGCGCGCTGGACGAGGCGGTGATGTCGTCGCCCGAGGCGACGGGCGAGCCCTGGACGCCGGGGAGGTCCCGGCTGCCGGTGGACCCGCGTGGCGGCCAGGCCCTCACCTCCCGCCCGCTCTGGGGCGACCTGCTCCCCGACCCGTCGAACCCGGTGCGGCACCTCGCCGCCGCGTGCAGCCTGCCGCGGCCGCTGGTCCGCGCGCTGGTCGAGGCCCACGGCCCCGAGGCCGCCGCGGGCGTCGCCGCGGCGGCGGTCCGGCGGCCCCCGGTCTTCGTGGCCGAGGGCACCGGTCCGCCCGAGCGGTACGACGGTGCGCCCGTCTGGCTCGCCGCCCACCTCGCCGAGAACCCCGCCCGCCGCGTGCAGGACCCGGCGTCGGCGCTCGCGGTGGCCGCGACCGCGGGCTTGACGCCGCGGAGGGTCCTGGACCTCTGCGCCGGCCGCGGCACCAAGACCCGGCAGCTGCTCGCGACCCACCCCGACGCCGAGGTGTCGGCCTGGGACCCCGACGCGGAGCGTGCCCGCGACCTGGCGGCGATCCCCGGCGTGGACGTCGGCGAACCGGCGGCCGACGCGCGTTTCGACCTCGTCCTGCTCGACGTCCCGTGCACGAACACCGGCGTGCTCGCCCGCCGGCCCGAGGCCCGCTACCGCTGGAGCGCCCGGCGGCTCGCCTCGCTGGTCGCCCTGCAGCGCGAGATCCTCACCCGCGGCGCCGGGTTCGTCGCCCCCGGCGGGCACCTGCTCTACAGCACCTGCTCGGTGGATCCCGCGGAGAACCAGGAGCAGGCGGCGTGGCTCCTGGGCCAGCCCGCGGGCGCACGCTTCGCGCCCGTGGGCGAGCGCCTGCGCCTGCCCGGCGGCGTGGGCGAGGCCTACGCGGACGGCAGTTACCATTCGCTCTTCTGCGCGGGGTCCCGACCATGA
- a CDS encoding bifunctional nuclease family protein, with protein MTDSTEPLVLMELSRVLIRETEDTHFLELREAEPDADHEARTFPIVIGFTEAAAIERRLMGQTPERPQTHELLSAVIERLNHVLDRVVINDLHDQTFFARVHLRHRGSGEVVELDARPSDAIALSADRETPIFVAEHVLSHVNA; from the coding sequence ATGACCGACAGCACCGAGCCACTCGTCCTGATGGAGCTCTCGCGGGTGTTGATCCGCGAGACCGAGGACACGCACTTCCTGGAGCTCCGCGAGGCCGAGCCCGACGCCGACCACGAGGCGCGGACCTTCCCGATCGTCATCGGCTTCACGGAGGCCGCCGCCATCGAGCGGCGGCTGATGGGGCAGACGCCCGAGCGGCCGCAGACCCACGAGCTGCTCTCCGCGGTCATCGAGCGGCTCAACCACGTGCTCGACCGCGTCGTCATCAACGACTTGCACGACCAGACCTTCTTCGCCCGCGTCCACCTGCGGCACCGCGGCAGCGGCGAGGTGGTCGAACTGGACGCCCGGCCCAGTGACGCGATCGCGCTGTCGGCGGACCGCGAGACGCCGATCTTCGTGGCCGAGCACGTGCTCTCGCACGTCAACGCCTAG
- a CDS encoding ADP-ribosylglycohydrolase family protein produces the protein MSDRIAGALLLSAYGDAAGLPHEAGGGLDGEAGDPAREPLPVVDTFREAAAEPWGVWFPPEETAGLRGVVSDDTATKIRLTEPWLRSRPDRWAPEARDALGGFGARAEPDRSGEFRAWLADLVRPDPPRPVPEVAAAQASDWIAMFAAQEARTPGRTVFYEPGVPVVFGPFLYQGLALSPASAAAPLKRVFDRFAGICALDEGIAKSVTGVFAALTAAAVDAPHDAVPFDPWLRGTLEHLRGVVRGSPGADELVGRIDGLLGVRSLGGDPEAFLAWMKSGLYDHPERAPRHGLKPFDSLLQLSQVLACLLHGRGDAAATMAVATNVPGDADTVAASLGLILGAWHGRDALMNSGLAGGLAAVGATTQRLFGVALSERVAAYTP, from the coding sequence ATGTCCGACCGCATCGCCGGCGCCCTGCTGCTCTCTGCCTACGGCGACGCCGCCGGGCTGCCGCACGAGGCGGGCGGGGGGCTGGACGGGGAGGCCGGCGACCCCGCGCGCGAGCCGCTGCCGGTCGTCGACACGTTCCGCGAGGCGGCGGCGGAGCCCTGGGGCGTGTGGTTCCCGCCGGAGGAGACGGCGGGGCTGCGGGGGGTGGTCAGCGACGACACGGCGACGAAGATCCGGCTCACCGAGCCCTGGCTGCGGTCGCGCCCGGACCGGTGGGCACCGGAGGCGAGGGACGCGCTGGGCGGCTTTGGGGCGCGAGCGGAGCCCGACCGGTCCGGAGAGTTCCGGGCGTGGCTGGCGGACCTCGTCCGCCCGGACCCGCCCCGCCCGGTGCCGGAGGTGGCGGCGGCGCAGGCCAGCGACTGGATCGCCATGTTCGCGGCGCAGGAAGCCCGCACCCCCGGCCGGACCGTCTTCTACGAACCGGGCGTGCCGGTGGTCTTCGGCCCCTTCCTCTACCAGGGTCTCGCGCTCTCGCCCGCTTCCGCGGCGGCGCCGCTGAAGCGGGTCTTCGACCGCTTCGCCGGGATCTGCGCCCTCGACGAGGGCATCGCCAAGAGCGTCACCGGCGTCTTCGCCGCGCTCACCGCGGCCGCCGTGGACGCCCCGCACGACGCCGTGCCCTTCGACCCCTGGCTCCGCGGCACCCTCGAGCACCTCCGCGGCGTCGTCCGCGGGAGCCCGGGCGCCGACGAGCTCGTCGGCCGGATCGATGGGCTGCTCGGGGTTCGCTCCCTCGGCGGCGACCCCGAGGCCTTTCTCGCGTGGATGAAGTCCGGGCTCTACGACCACCCCGAGCGGGCACCCCGCCACGGCCTCAAGCCCTTCGACAGCCTGCTCCAGCTCAGCCAGGTCCTCGCCTGCCTGCTCCACGGCCGCGGCGACGCCGCCGCCACGATGGCCGTCGCCACCAACGTGCCCGGCGATGCCGACACGGTGGCCGCCTCCCTTGGGCTGATCCTCGGCGCCTGGCACGGCCGCGACGCGCTCATGAACAGCGGCCTCGCCGGGGGCCTCGCCGCCGTCGGGGCCACCACGCAGCGCCTCTTCGGCGTCGCGCTGAGCGAACGCGTCGCCGCCTACACGCCCTAG
- a CDS encoding zinc ribbon domain-containing protein, whose translation MTLQDQLSTLFEKDSNVRSLRRRLDAATRRRDLQQERLAQLEEQHRERTEELKKAKAHASTLEGEASDSEARVKKLREQLQNTSDPKAFSALSVEVNNLKIQQGKLESLALDQMGRIESLTNEAGKTQERVAEQKQLVSEAETEIAEATAEVGDRLGDVEADRDRAAAEVPEEIRRTYDRLQEDTEGEAVCGIEEQDRKRMEYTCGGCYMSLPVQAVNATLSRPDELTHCPSCGRILVADTQMKEELAGR comes from the coding sequence TTGACCCTGCAAGACCAACTTTCCACGCTCTTTGAGAAGGACTCCAACGTCCGCTCCCTCCGCCGCCGCCTCGACGCCGCGACCCGCCGCCGCGACCTGCAACAGGAGCGGCTGGCGCAGCTCGAGGAGCAGCACCGCGAGCGGACGGAGGAGCTGAAGAAGGCCAAGGCCCACGCGTCGACGCTCGAGGGCGAGGCCTCGGACAGCGAGGCGCGTGTGAAGAAGCTGCGGGAACAGCTGCAGAACACCAGCGACCCGAAAGCCTTCAGCGCCCTCTCGGTGGAGGTCAACAACCTCAAGATCCAGCAGGGCAAGCTCGAGTCGCTCGCCCTCGACCAGATGGGCCGCATCGAGTCGCTGACGAACGAGGCGGGCAAGACCCAGGAGAGGGTGGCCGAGCAGAAGCAGCTGGTGAGCGAAGCGGAGACGGAGATCGCCGAGGCCACCGCCGAGGTGGGCGACCGGCTGGGCGACGTCGAGGCCGACCGCGACCGGGCCGCCGCGGAGGTGCCCGAGGAGATCCGCAGGACCTACGACCGGCTGCAGGAAGACACCGAGGGCGAGGCCGTCTGCGGCATCGAGGAGCAGGACCGCAAGCGGATGGAGTACACCTGCGGCGGCTGCTACATGAGCCTGCCCGTGCAGGCCGTCAACGCGACGCTGAGCCGGCCCGACGAGCTGACCCACTGCCCCTCGTGCGGGCGGATCCTCGTCGCCGACACCCAGATGAAAGAAGAGCTGGCGGGCCGCTGA
- a CDS encoding fructosamine kinase family protein yields MEQLGYHARAARRGSEIDAEAATAIVRRHLGHLGDGLTVIRQRKLYGGSINRVIEWTVRDATGRDRPLVAKVNNLRSAKLFRREMASLEVYRTQTDLPVPRPLAYLEDEPEFDGSGLLMQRIDGVNLSEAKVTPAGMRLLQRDLAGHVVALHSHHRSAYGTALEPTGPRRWLDSFGPVIGEEFFRVRDAIPSATREVIDDIVKNLEVWLPEQSTPTLVHGDLWSNNILVDDRHPDRPEILAFIDVSASYCDPEYELAYLRMFQTADDSFFERYRRRHPLRSGFSRRCRVYWLNTMMMHVRVFGDRYLPQLEDIVRQIRTLG; encoded by the coding sequence TTGGAGCAGCTCGGCTACCACGCCCGCGCGGCACGCCGCGGATCGGAGATCGACGCCGAGGCGGCGACCGCCATCGTTCGGCGCCACCTCGGGCACCTTGGCGACGGCCTGACGGTCATCCGCCAGCGGAAGCTGTACGGCGGTTCGATCAATCGGGTGATCGAGTGGACGGTCCGCGACGCGACCGGGCGCGACCGCCCGCTCGTCGCGAAGGTGAACAACCTCAGGAGCGCGAAGCTGTTCCGCCGCGAGATGGCGTCGCTGGAGGTCTACCGCACCCAGACGGACCTGCCGGTGCCCCGGCCGCTCGCGTACCTGGAGGACGAACCCGAGTTCGACGGATCGGGCCTGCTGATGCAGCGCATCGACGGCGTGAATCTCTCCGAGGCGAAGGTGACGCCCGCGGGCATGCGGCTGCTCCAGCGGGACCTCGCCGGTCACGTGGTCGCCCTCCACAGCCACCACCGAAGCGCCTACGGCACCGCGCTGGAGCCGACCGGCCCGCGTCGCTGGCTCGACAGCTTCGGCCCGGTCATCGGCGAGGAGTTCTTCCGCGTCCGCGACGCGATCCCCTCCGCGACCCGCGAGGTCATCGACGACATTGTGAAGAACCTCGAGGTCTGGCTGCCCGAGCAGAGCACGCCGACGCTGGTCCACGGCGACCTGTGGTCGAACAACATCCTCGTCGACGACCGCCACCCCGACCGGCCGGAGATCCTCGCCTTCATCGACGTCTCGGCGAGTTACTGCGACCCGGAGTACGAGCTGGCCTACCTGCGGATGTTCCAGACGGCCGACGATTCCTTCTTCGAGCGCTACCGCCGCCGCCACCCGCTCCGCTCGGGCTTCTCCCGCCGCTGCCGCGTGTACTGGCTGAACACGATGATGATGCACGTCCGCGTGTTCGGCGACCGGTACCTGCCGCAGCTCGAGGACATCGTCCGGCAGATCCGGACGCTGGGCTGA
- a CDS encoding transglutaminase family protein — protein sequence MQYTITHRNTFTYDKPVRESVMELRMKPRDEWHQRLRAFDLWVSPRVQLKTFSDWLGNAVHHFTLPNVHVEQVIEAESHVVVDEPTPLPSEEQARGEAFGWEKLHGLVGEDNEGQFLWDMLQGSHFAHRTAALTAFADGALPARPASPLEAIATLCRAVHEGFTYRTASTTADSPIDEALESRAGVCQDFAHVLIAAARHHGLPCRYVSGYLHGEAAAADVADLAATHAWVECFLPGYGWAGFDPTSGTACGAHHIRTAIGRDYADVPPTKGVFRGSAASSLRVSVHVASLHETPRTSSRPRSGWIPPDKPQSIPDEPLPFSYQSQQMQQQQ from the coding sequence ATGCAATACACGATCACCCACCGGAACACGTTCACGTACGACAAGCCCGTCCGGGAGTCCGTCATGGAACTCCGCATGAAGCCCCGGGACGAGTGGCACCAGCGGCTGCGGGCCTTCGACCTATGGGTCAGCCCGCGCGTGCAGCTGAAGACGTTCTCCGATTGGCTGGGCAACGCCGTGCACCACTTCACGCTCCCCAATGTGCACGTCGAGCAGGTGATCGAGGCGGAGTCGCACGTCGTGGTGGACGAGCCGACGCCGCTGCCTTCGGAGGAGCAGGCCCGCGGCGAGGCCTTCGGGTGGGAAAAGCTCCACGGCCTCGTCGGCGAGGACAACGAGGGGCAATTCCTCTGGGACATGCTCCAGGGCAGCCACTTCGCCCACCGGACCGCGGCGCTGACGGCCTTCGCCGACGGCGCTCTGCCGGCGCGGCCCGCGTCGCCGCTGGAGGCGATCGCCACGCTGTGCCGCGCGGTCCACGAGGGCTTCACCTACCGCACCGCCAGCACCACCGCCGACTCGCCCATCGACGAGGCGCTGGAGAGCCGCGCGGGCGTGTGCCAGGACTTCGCCCACGTGCTCATCGCCGCCGCCCGCCACCACGGCCTGCCGTGCCGCTACGTCTCGGGCTACCTGCACGGCGAGGCCGCCGCCGCGGACGTGGCGGACCTCGCCGCGACCCACGCCTGGGTCGAGTGCTTCCTCCCCGGCTACGGCTGGGCCGGCTTCGATCCCACCAGCGGCACCGCGTGCGGCGCGCACCACATCCGCACCGCCATCGGCCGCGACTACGCCGACGTCCCGCCGACCAAGGGCGTCTTCCGCGGGAGCGCCGCCTCCTCGCTGCGGGTGAGCGTCCACGTCGCGTCGCTCCACGAGACCCCGCGGACCTCTTCGCGGCCGCGTTCGGGCTGGATCCCGCCGGACAAGCCGCAGAGCATCCCCGACGAGCCGCTGCCCTTCAGCTACCAGTCGCAGCAGATGCAGCAGCAGCAGTAA
- a CDS encoding alpha-E domain-containing protein — protein sequence MLSRVADTLLHLGRQLERAEHAARVVETEMASMLDTSAGRRRWAMLLESLACPLPEPLSSSSAIAAIGFDPQLTCSVRSSVSAARESARQVRERVSTEMFEQLNALYFDVLRAEAAEAWEGTNSDYFARVREGVRLFTGITDATVRHDEAYFFLRLGRHLERLDALTRLLRVHLCRPAMNDPRGGDLGEELGADADAGFEPDRHLTGVTLMRCVSAYESFLSQHPTGTGLDEVVGFLALDNGFPRSIRYTVDAIHYDLKRIAETAGDRLAGGPLRAAGRLKSRVEFTDPGDLVEGGLGAFLDEVDARAREVVDGTFQGFVAYPIASVL from the coding sequence ATGCTCTCACGCGTCGCCGACACACTCCTTCACCTGGGCCGCCAGCTCGAACGCGCCGAGCACGCCGCTCGCGTGGTCGAGACCGAGATGGCCTCGATGCTCGACACCAGCGCCGGCCGCCGGCGCTGGGCCATGCTGCTGGAGAGCCTCGCCTGCCCGCTGCCCGAGCCGCTCTCGTCTTCGTCGGCGATCGCCGCCATCGGCTTCGACCCGCAGCTGACCTGCAGCGTCCGCTCCTCGGTCTCGGCGGCCCGCGAGTCGGCCCGGCAGGTGCGCGAGCGGGTCTCCACGGAGATGTTCGAGCAGCTCAACGCGCTCTACTTCGACGTGCTCCGGGCCGAGGCGGCGGAGGCCTGGGAGGGCACCAACTCCGACTACTTCGCGCGGGTGCGTGAGGGCGTCCGCCTCTTCACCGGCATCACCGACGCCACCGTCCGCCACGACGAGGCCTACTTCTTCCTGCGGCTGGGCCGCCACCTCGAACGCCTCGACGCGCTGACCCGGCTGCTCCGCGTGCACCTGTGCCGGCCCGCGATGAACGACCCCCGCGGCGGAGACCTCGGCGAGGAGCTCGGGGCCGACGCCGACGCCGGCTTCGAGCCCGACCGGCACCTCACCGGCGTGACGCTCATGCGGTGCGTGTCCGCCTACGAGAGCTTCCTCTCGCAGCACCCCACCGGCACGGGCCTCGACGAGGTCGTCGGCTTCCTGGCGCTCGACAACGGGTTCCCCCGGTCGATCCGCTACACGGTCGACGCGATCCACTACGACCTCAAGCGCATCGCCGAGACCGCCGGCGACCGCCTCGCCGGCGGCCCGCTGCGGGCGGCCGGCCGCCTGAAGAGCCGCGTCGAGTTCACCGACCCCGGCGACCTGGTCGAGGGCGGCCTCGGGGCGTTCCTCGACGAGGTCGATGCCCGCGCCCGCGAGGTCGTCGACGGGACCTTCCAGGGCTTCGTCGCCTACCCCATCGCGAGCGTCCTTTGA